In the genome of Geotrypetes seraphini chromosome 16, aGeoSer1.1, whole genome shotgun sequence, one region contains:
- the LOC117350644 gene encoding olfactory receptor 10A5-like, translating to MSPGNQTSVTGFILLGFSGLSLPLQCFLFVTFLVIYVLTLFGNIIILMVITAEPVLHTPMYFFLRNLSFLEICYTSVTIPKMLVIFWSNNRSISFLGCAVQMYFFFAFGVTECFLLAMMAYDRYVAISNPLRYVSIMTRKVCLFLSLISVFGGFLESLGQTSFIFSLPYCASNKIYHFFCDIPSLLRLACTDTFLNEIVFAICTVLFALFPFLMIVVSYSHILSAILKINSLEGRHKAFSTCASHLTSVALFYGSGVFTYLRPKSSHSPERDQFFALFYSIITPLLNPLIYSLRNNEVKDAPVQVIGEA from the coding sequence ATGTCACCAGGAAACCAAACTTCAGTTACGGGATTCATCCTCTTGGGATTCTCAGGCCTGTCTCTGCCACTGCAGTGTTTTCTCTTTGTGACATTTTTAGTTATCTACGTTCTTACCTTGTTTGGGAACATCATCATCTTAATGGTTATTACTGCAGAGCCTGTCCTCCATACCCCCATGTACTTCTTCCTCCGGAATCTTTCTTTCCTGGAGATCTGCTACACTTCTGTTACCATCCCTAAAATGCTGGTGATATTCTGGTCCAACAACAGAAGCATTTCATTCCTGGGTTGTGCTgtacaaatgtatttcttttttgcCTTTGGTGTGACAGAATGTTTCCTTCTAGCCATGATGGCCTATGATCGCTACGTGGCTATTAGCAATCCTCTGAGATATGTTAGCATCATGACCAGGAAGGTGTGTCTTTTCTTATCTTTGATTTCAGTGTTTGGTGGTTTTCTGGAGTCCTTGGGACAGACTTCCTTTATATTCAGTTTACCCTACTGTGCCTCAAATAAGATCTACCATTTCTTCTGTGATATCCCTTCATTGTTACGGTTGGCTTGTACAGATACTTTCTTGAATGAAATTGTATTTGCTATATGCACTGTGCTGTTTGCTTTATTCCCTTTCCTGATGATTGTGGTCTCCTATTCTCACATCCTGTCGGCCATCTTGAAAATTAATTCCTTGGAAGGGAGGCACAAGGCTTTCTCTACCTGTGCCTCACACCTGACTTCCGTTGCTTTGTTCTATGGCTCTGGTGTGTTTACCTACTTACGGCCCAAATCCAGCCACTCACCAGAGAGGGATCAATTCTTTGCATTGTTTTACAGCATTATAACTCCTTTGCTTAATCCTCTGATATATAGCCTGAGAAATAATGAAGTAAAG